Proteins encoded within one genomic window of Cryptococcus neoformans var. grubii H99 chromosome 4, complete sequence:
- a CDS encoding mitochondrial protein, with protein MYAQLRTAHRRAPRSLCAQPQRRLLATPPPPPPPTSGLPPNPPPLTGAVHPRPAVAHTKPPVVPGSSTVARPPPPRPRRFRRFLVYTALGVAGFYALSGYVGTKSDAYRDLFTQYVPGGEAVADYADDNDWDNLSGKAVRGWQSITGSRPETRTEKVERKIGEVKQEAAKVPAQLKDKANEAKDKADEAKDKVVGKHTTSQKIHERAEELRKAVEQKTHEAEARLKELTGEAKHKVQEATKDAPFNFSEGVEGIVRAAESALHKAEHKAGEAANKIKPAEARPSSPFPDTQRPRELKPETVTPQVPSYEGKKLYTGPPLPLGHEPPPGYYLAPPPSTMKEKVEEKVEEVKEKLPLLVPKVKEFASEEPIISQLASTIDSLTSSLSTPSKALSSDATGILNKAQDDLTALNARLQEVKKAEKAKLEQSISEKKKEFEALLKSKEAEKAKSEEGLKQTWQQERQTMVEDWRKELEGELEQQRQSIEQRLREEVVSQGIELQRRWLRSIKTQVETERGGRLAKLDSLTTSLKQLERITLDNSATLDDNVRLHKIWSALRAVQSKVDSGDLAFDNELRALKSLSTPTASSGEGVVRSALEQIEKSGIPQTGVKSFAALSSWFTNTVAPRIQSSSLVPAPEEATVISHLASAGLSKIMFRPQAGRVPGDSVGAVLARAEWCLAEKDLDGAAREINSLTGWPAKLANDWLQQARRKLEVQQALEVVATEATLSSLLLV; from the exons ATGTACGCCCAGCTGCGCACCGCCCACAGACGGGCCCCCCGCAGCCTCTGCGCCCAGCCCCAGCGAAGA CTCCTCGCGACtccccccccgccccctccccctACCTCCGGCCTGCCCCCGAACCCGCCCCCCCTCACCGGCGCCGTCCACCCGAGGCCCGCGGTCGCCCACACCAAGCCGCCCGTCGTCCCCGGCTCGTCCACCGTGGCGAGGCCCCCTCCCCCCAGACCCCGCCGCTTCCGCCGGTTCTTGGTGTACACCGCACTCGGCGTCGCCGGCTTCTACGCGCTGTCCGGCTACGTCGGCACAAAGTCGGACGCGTACCGTGACCTCTTCACGCAGTACGTCCCAGGTGGCGAGGCCGTTGCCGACTATGCAGACGACAACGACTGGGACAACTTAAGCGGGAAGGCCGTGCGGGGATGGCAGTCCATCACGGGTTCCAGGCCTGAGACCAGGACGGAAAAGGtcgagaggaagattggCGAGGTCAAGCAGGAGGCTGCCAAGGTTCCTGCGCAGCTAAAGGACAAGGCGAACGAGGCCAAGGACAAGGCGGATGAGGCCAAGGACAAGGTTGTCGGCAAGCACACGACTTCTCAAAAGATCCACGAAAGGGCCGAGGAGCTCAGGAAGGCCGTCGAGCAAAAGACCCACGAGGCCGAGGCCAGGCTGAAGGAGCTCACTGGCGAGGCCAAGCACAAGGTCCAGGAGGCTACCAAGGATGCACCATTCAACTTTTCAGAGGGCGTAGAGGGTATCGTCAGGGCAGCCGAGAGCGCTCTTCACAAGGCCGAGCACAAGGCTGGTGAGGCTGCCAACAAGATCAAGCCCGCCGAGGCGCGACCCTCAAGCCCCTTCCCCGACACCCAGCGACCTCGTGAGCTCAAGCCAGAGACGGTCACGCCTCAAGTCCCTTCCTACGAGGGCAAGAAGCTCTACACCGgtcctccccttcctctcgGCCACGAGCCCCCTCCCGGCTACTACctcgctcctcctccgtccaccatgaaggaaaaggtcgaGGAAAAGGTCGAAGAGGTCAAGGAGAAGCTCCCCTTGCTTGTCCCCAAGGTCAAGGAGTTTGCTTCCGAGGagcccatcatctcccagCTTGCTTCCACCATTGACTCTCTGacctcttccctttctaCCCCTTCCAAAGCCCTCTCTTCCGATGCTACCGGTATCCTGAACAAGGCCCAGGACGACCTTACTGCGCTCAACGCCAGGCTCCAGGAAGTCAAGAAGGCcgaaaaggcaaagcttGAACAATCTATcagcgagaagaagaaggagtttgaggcgcttttgaagagcaaggaggCTGAAAAGGCCAAGTCTGAGGAGGGATTGAAGCAGACTTGGCAACAGGAGAGGCAGACTATGGTTGAGGACtggaggaaggagttggAAGGCGAGTTGGAGCAACAGAGGCAAAGTATTGAGCAAAG GCTCAGAGAAGAGGTCGTATCCCAAGGTATCGAGCTCCAGCGACGATGGCTCCGTTCTATCAAGACCCAGGTCGAGACTGAGCGTGGTGGCCGTCTCGCCAAGCTTGACAGCCTTACCACCTCGCTCAAACAGCTCGAGCGAATCACCCTCGACAACTCTGCCACCCTTGACGACAATGTCCGGCTCCACAAGATCTGGTCCGCCCTCCGAGCTGTGCAGTCCAAGGTCGACTCTGGTGACCTTGCGTTCGACAACGAGCTCCGTGCGCTCAAGAGCCTCTCTACTCCCACAGCAAGCAGCGGTGAAGGCGTCGTCCGCTCCGCCCTTGAGCAGATTGAAAAGTCTGGTATTCCCCAAACAGGTGTCAAGTCCTTTGCCGCCCTCTCTTCATGGTTCACCAACACTGTCGCTCCCCGAATTCAATCATCCTCCCTCGTCCCCGCTCCTGAAGAAGCCACCGTCATCTCCCACCTTGCTTCCGCAGGTCTTTCCAAGATCATGTTTCGACCCCAAGCTGGACGCGTTCCCGGTGACAGCGTCGGTGCGGTCTTGGCAAGGGCCGAATGGTGTCTTGCCGAAAAGGATTTGGATGGTGCTGCGCGAGAGATTAACAGTCTGACAGGATGGCCGGCCAAGTTGGCGAATGACTGGCTGCAGCAGGCGAGGAGAAAATTGGAGGTACAACAAGCGCTCGAG GTTGTGGCCACCGAGGCCACTTTGAGCTCTTTGCTCTTGGTCTAG